The Bradyrhizobium guangxiense genomic sequence TCTCCTGGGGCGCGTTGATGGGCTTTGCCGTCACCTTCGGCCGCATCGACGTCACGGCGCTGGTGCTCTATGCCGGCGCGATTTCCTGGGTGATCGGCTATGACACGATCTACGCGCATCAGGACGCCGAGGACGACGCGCTGATCGGCATCAGGTCGACCGCGCGCCTGTTCGGCGCGCACACGCACCAGGCGCTGATCCTGTTCTACGGGCTCTCGGTGATGCTGATCGGCGTCGCACTGGCGTCAGGCGATGCGCGCTGGCCGGCCTGGCTCGGCCTAGCCGCCTTCGCCGCGCATCTCGCCTCGCAGATCGCGCGCCTGCGGATCGACGATCCCGAGCTGTGTCTGCGCCTCTTCAAGTCGAACAAGCATGCGGGCTTGCTGCTGCTTGCGGGATTGCTGGCCGACGCGGTGATGCGGGGGGCGTAATTCGTAAGGGGGAACGGCGCCCTTGCGCCGTGCCCATGATCTCCATTGATCGACAGAAGGCGGGCACGCTTGCGCTTTGGCTACCCTACAGCGCCTGCGATGCCGCTTAATTCCTTGCGATGATCTCGCGTTCGCCCTGATGCACAGTCAGCTCGCGCGCCATCGCAACACGCCGGCGCATCAAAAATTTCGGACGGCGGGCGCGGATCGCGTTGGCACGGCGACGGCGCGGCGCGGGCTTGCGGGCGCCCTCGTCGAGCTGAGGTAGCGCGAAGATCTCGCTCCAGACCGCCCAGGCCTCTGCGAGCTCGTCGCCGTCGGCGCTGATCAGCAGCGGGACGGAGAGCGAGGGATCGCGATGCACCAGGACGAGGGTCTGCGCCTCGTCGTTGCCGCGCAGCGCGACGCCGATGAAGTCGCTGACGCGGACGTTGATCGCCATCTGCATGCCGCGCACGGCACGGCGCAGCACGACACGCTCGCGATGAAGCTCGATCTGCCTTGTGTATCCGTCGGCGCGCGGATCATGCGCATCGAAGCGAACCGGAAGGGAAAGAGGGTCGAGCCGCAGCGAGCGGCTCGACCCGGCGGGGTTGACCCCGCATGTTGCTGTTTGACGCCTCAAGGCTTTAGTCTCCCCGCCGGGATTATGTTCCCGGTCGATGCGAGGACCTTAGCGCGGCGGTTTCCGAAACCGCTTAAAAAGGCTGGTTAACCCATCCTCACTGCGGCTCATGATTGACAAGAGCTTGGCGCGCATGATTGACGAGACGTTGCGCGCAACATGCGAATCTGAGCTTTTGGCGGGCTGAAAATGCTTGAAGTCCGCGCAATCAGGGCACATCTGTGGGTTCCGGTCCCGAACCCCGCCCCAACAGGATTTCGTTCGTGAACTCTTCACCATCCGTAAGCTCGACGCTTTCGTCCAAGAATATGTCCAAGGCCAGCC encodes the following:
- a CDS encoding DUF6101 family protein, giving the protein MRRQTATCGVNPAGSSRSLRLDPLSLPVRFDAHDPRADGYTRQIELHRERVVLRRAVRGMQMAINVRVSDFIGVALRGNDEAQTLVLVHRDPSLSVPLLISADGDELAEAWAVWSEIFALPQLDEGARKPAPRRRRANAIRARRPKFLMRRRVAMARELTVHQGEREIIARN